One window of the Babesia bovis T2Bo chromosome 2, whole genome shotgun sequence genome contains the following:
- a CDS encoding putative integral membrane protein — protein MQFGKVLSAAVLLLARQAAGISLSAFQTNSTANLPGTVSVVVPAGTSVVPGATPPADGSNNKTFMASVMDWLMGTPKFTVRKVNDTITASAVNYVNVHNKAPVVGPCIEFQRSVPLYHDDQEYSTVHFQLPATNPAESMPIKGAKIHVRLVSNGSDVGSECPSKKIKVQRINTPDPEGKTTPVKIGSPVEFEARDKQVTAEIGAMFADVTNVNDLKDFWVVFEADTMCYFSIDAANNGCFITFDVEKSVKEEVVSMKRSTIGPIAILSLIVIGGAALYYRNTRTDYTYFQDQGDMIVNT, from the coding sequence ATGCAGTTTGGGAAGGTATTATCCGCTGCAGTGTTGCTGCTTGCGCGGCAAGCTGCTGGCATCTCTTTGAGTGCCTTTCAAACTAATTCCACTGCTAACCTTCCAGGTACGGTTTCAGTAGTCGTTCCCGCAGGTACATCTGTTGTTCCTGGTGCAACTCCGCCCGCTGATGGCTCAAACAACAAGACTTTTATGGCCTCTGTCATGGACTGGTTGATGGGAACCCCTAAATTCACCGTGCGTAAGGTGAATGACACGATAACCGCTTCCGCTGTTAACTACGTTAACGTCCACAACAAGGCTCCTGTTGTAGGTCCTTGCATTGAGTTCCAGAGGTCGGTTCCACTGTACCACGACGACCAGGAGTACTCCACTGTGCACTTCCAGCTTCCAGCCACTAACCCTGCTGAGTCCATGCCGATAAAGGGCGCCAAGATCCACGTCAGGCTGGTATCCAACGGAAGTGACGTTGGTTCCGAATGCCCAAGTAAAAAGATCAAGGTCCAGCGCATCAACACTCCTGATCCTGAAGGTAAAACTACCCCCGTGAAGATTGGATCACCTGTTGAGTTCGAGGCTAGAGACAAGCAAGTAACCGCTGAAATTGGCGCCATGTTTGCTGACGTTACGAATGTCAATGATTTGAAGGACTTTTGGGTAGTGTTTGAGGCTGACACCATGTGCTACTTCTCCATCGACGCTGCCAACAATGGCTGCTTCATAACTTTTGATGTGGAGAAAAGTGTCAAGGAAGAGGTTGTATCTATGAAGCGCTCTACAATCGGTCCCATTGCCATTTTGTCACTGATTGTTATTGGTGGAGCTGCTTTGTACTACCGCAACACCCGCACTGACTACACATACTTCCAGGATCAAGGTGACATGATTGTCAACACCTAA
- a CDS encoding PPPDE putative peptidase domain family protein, with protein sequence MFTYSISTCLFKKCHIPLLLMNFKSIVRFCLINYIFIGNIVAFPSVPKNLHTAQPKRVHTVEVRGNSYLSRAAIMTAATQEKPYQVYMKAYDLSRGIAAQISPTLLGFQLEGLWHTSIVIYGNEYLFGSGISYYPEKQCESITALPVSRRIYLGDTYVTPEVFHSYIDSLKETFSPESYNLLRWNCNHFTNAAAEFLTGKGIDDEYVHMVERIEQSPQGKILLSFIQQVTPEATNILQVPTGKQ encoded by the exons ATGTTCACGTACTCAATATCCACTTGTTTATTTAAAAAATGTCATATACCACTCCTTTTAATGAATTTTAAATCTATAGTTAGATTTTGTTTAATAAATTACATATTCATTGGGAATATCGTTGCCTTTCCTTCA GTCCCCAAAAATCTACATACTGCACAACCTAAACGGGTGCATACGGTAGAGGTAAGAGGAAACTCCTACCTCAGTCGAGCTGCCATCATGACGGCTGCAACCCAAGAGAAGCCTTACCAAGTGTATATGAAGGCATATGATCTCTCTCGGGGCATTGCAGCGCAAATATCGCCAACTCTGCTTGGATTTCAATTAGAGGGACTTTGGCACACCAGCATCgttatatatggcaatgaGTATCTTTTCG GTAGCGGTATCTCATATTACCCCGAGAAGCAGTGTGAATCCATCACTGCGTTACCGGTTTCACGACGTATATACTTGGGCGACACCTATGTGACACCTGAAGTATTCCATAG CTACATTGACAGCCTTAAAGAAACCTTTTCACCGGAGTCCTACAATCTACTTCGGTGGAACTGTAACCATTTTACAAATGCAGCGGCCGAATTTTTAACTGGCAAAGGTATTGACGACGAATATGTCCACATGGTAGAGCGAATTGAGCAAAGTCCGCAGGGTAAAATCCTACTCTCCTTTATACAG CAAGTAACACCTGAAGCTACAAACATACTACAAGTTCCCACTGGGAAGCAATAA